GCCCTTCccgccccctgcacctgcaggtcGCCCTCCAGGACCTCCAGACCAACTCCAAGATCGCGGCGCTGTTGCCCTACTTCGTCTACGTGGTCAGCGGGGTGAGTGGAGCTgcgggcagggagagggggttaCCCTGCTCCGTTCCTATGGAgaaattcggggggggggggccatgtccaggtgtggcaggaaggttgggcaggtcatgtcagaggtcagggcttggggctgatggtaacccctgagcctgctctgatCTTGCAGGGGaagtcctgggggtgggggcgggtttgcagggctggggggcagcgcATATCCAGGGGTGGCACAAAGGCTGGAGGTTGGGGCCTGGGCTGACAGCGACCCCCGACCCTGCTTTGTTCTTGCACATGAAGtctgggggtggcagcaggcttGTGGGAtggtggagctgtgcctggggggagcaggaatgTTTGGGGTGACCACGGGGAtcaggggtcagggctgtggtGGTGACCCCTGACCCCACTCCATCCCTGCAGGTGAAGTGCTGAGGGCGGGGGCAGGTTTGGGAGACAGTGGAGCCACGTCCAGGGCTGGCAGGTAGGTCACGGGTCAGAGACCggggcctggggctgacccctggCTCCACTGCAGGTGAAGTCGGTCAGCCATGACCTGGAGCAGCTGAGCCGGCTGCTGCACATCGCGCGGAGCCTGATCCAGAACCCGTACGTGTGCCTGGGCTCCTACGCGCGCAGCCTCATTGCCAGCGTCACCTACTGCGTCCTGGAGCCGCTGGCTGCCTCCATCAACCCCCTCAACGACCACTGGACCCTGCGCGACTATGCTGCCATGCTGCTCAGCCACATCTTCTGGTGAGGCCacgccggggggggggcggggcatggggATCCCCCAGAGCTGCCTACAGTCTGCTGTACCTGGCCCCTGgtgcccccagagccagctgcatgttatatccagcaccccccagggctggccacagcctgctatACCTAGCTCTCGGCTCCCTAGAGCCAGCTGTGTGTTATAGTCCGCACCCCTCCAGAGCCAGCTGTAACGTTATATTCAGTCACCGGTGCCCATCCCAGAGCAGGCTCCAACCTATTctacccagcccctgcccctggtgcccccccagagccagctgcagcttgtTATCCCCAGCCACTGGTGCCcaacccagagctggctgcagctcatTCTactcagcccctgcctctggtgccccccagagccagctgcctatTATACCCAGTCACCAGTGCCCATCCtagagctggctgcagcctgttcTACCCCGCCTGTGGTGCCCTCCAGAGCCAGCCGGAGCCTGTTATATCCAGCCCATGTGTCTTCTCTGTCTCCCATCCGGGCTCaacacagccccttcccctggggagaaagggtgggggggcaggagggagtttCAGCTTCTTCTCTGCCCTGCTAGGACACACGGCGACCTGGTGAGTGGGCTCTACCACCAGATCCTGCTGTCGCTGCAGAAGGTGCTGGCTGACCCTGTGCGCCCGCTCTGCTCCCACTACGGAGCTGTCGTGGGGCTGCACGCACTGGGCTGgaaggtgaggggctgggggggacccTGAGgtcaccccctgccactgggtccCTGCGGGGTGTACCCAGCTTCTCCCGGTGTCCACTTCCGCAGGCGGTGGAGCGGGTGCTGTACCCCCATCTCTCCACCTACTGGGCCAACCTCCAAGCCGTGCTGGATGACTACTCAGTCTCCAACGCCCAGGTGAAGGCTGACGGGCACAAGGTCTATGGTGCCATCCTGGTGAGTCACTTCTCCCCGCACCCCAGCTGGGAGGAGGCTCAGGGAAGaggtccggggggggggagggcaaggcagggcaggctgggcccagTCCCCCAGCTCGGAGGAGGTACCATAACCCCCAGGAGCATGAGGAAAGGGGCCCAGGGGAGGTGGAAGAGCTCAGCCCCCCCCAGGAGGAGGGCCCGGctgcccctgcccgctctcccagcgcTTCCCTCTTGCAGGTGGCCGTGGAGCGTCTGCTCAAGATGAAAGCGCAGgcggcctcagcccagcccccgaCCGAGggctcccggccccggcccgatGCCTCGCCCTGTCCCAGCCCCGGCCAGGACCCCCCCACGGAGCCTGGCTTCGGCATCGccacccacctgctgcagctgggggggcCCCCAAACGCCGGCACCACCCCCCCACCGCCGGCCGTGCCCCTGTGCGACGCCTACCGCGAGCTCTACGCCTTCTTTGGCGACAGCCTGGCCACCCGCTTCGGCACCGGCGTGGGGCCGCGTCCCCCCCAGCCGCCCGCTCCTGGCCCCCGCACCCCCGAGGCCAGGAAGGAGGTGCCAGCACCGCCGGGCACGGGGGACGCCGGCCGTAAGATGCCGCAGCTCACGGCCAATGCCACCGTCAGCCCCCGGGATGAGGAGCCCCCCCGGGCCGAGCGCCCCGCGCCCCCCCGGCCGGCTGCAGCCCCTCGTGCCCGCGGCACGCCCCGGCAGCCCGGGCACCGGCCCGGTGTGCGCGACGTCTTCCAGAAGAGCCGCCTGGCGCCGCGGGGGGCTCCGCGCTTCAGCTTCGTCATTGCGGGTCGCCAGGCCGGGCGGCGCTGCCCCGGTCGCCTCTTCCAGAcctgcttcccccagcaccaCGGGCCCGGCCACGTGTCCCGCTATGCCCAGAAGCTGCCCATGATCGGCCGCACGGcccggcccctgcgcaagtggcGGCTCTCCGAGTACTCCCTCTACCTGCCCCTCTGAGCCCTGCGCCCTGGGGGGCATCGGCCTTTCCCGGCGCCCCCCCAGGGGGCTGGTGCTTGAATAAAGACACAGCGGCCGCCAGGGCCCAGGACCTGTCTCGGCTCTCACGTGTGTCTCTTCTCCCGGCTTTGCGCTGTCCCTGCAGTGGGGGGCTCCCgggggctccccagccctggcctggaggtggggttgggggtggctgggagcccagacacctgggcccTGTCCCGCTCTGCAACGGCAGTGGGGGCTGACGGGGGAGTCTGGCCCCCTGGGTTTGATCCcggctgggggtgagggcaggggcacTTGGGAGCCAGGACGCGGGGGTCCAGTGCTTCTGGAGAGGGGGAGTTGGAGCAGGGCAGgcggctgggagggagggaggtagatgagggctgggagctgggacgccTGGGTTGTCTCCCGTGCGAGGGCCGGGGGGGTCAAGGCCGGTCTCCTCTGCCTTTCTGGAGTCCGGCAGGGGGGTTAAGCCCTGTCGTTGGGGGCAGCGGTGGGGGCCTGGCCCCGGCCTTGGCGCTCCAGGCAGCCCACGTGCAGCTGCGCCACCGGCCCGGGCtgagcggggctgggctgggctgggccaggcctgaaggggaaggggaagaggaaggagggggcCGGGCCAGTGCCGGCCAGGGTGGAAGATGGCGTTGTCGgcgctgcagctggcccagctggcCCTGCATGGCGCTGCCTTCCTCTGCGGCATCATCTGCGCCTCGGCCCTCACTGTCACCCAGGTACTGGGGATCAGGGGGGCCTGGAGACCCCTTGGCCGAGGCCTGTCccctcttcctggccctgggggcaCGAGGGAGGCCAGCAGCACCCCCCTAGCCTGCAGCGGGGGCGCGGTGGGCTTCCTGCCTTCCTGCCCAGGCTGAGGGGCTGCAAGGAgctcccccctcctgcagcacagcagagttAGATGGACTTTGCCCTCTCCCTTAGCTGCGGCACTGTGGGGGGCTGGAGAGAGTTAAattgggggctgggacctgctgtcGCTGCCCAGCGCAGGCCAAGGGGgggtctgtccctgccccagccgtCAGGACGGACggaccctgccccccgcccccaggaaggcagcagggaagggccaCGGGGCTCAGCcgtctggggaggggggctggcagggaagggtggagggggcaggagtggctctgccacgggctgccctgcagagccTCGGTTGTGTCACTTGGTGGCTTCAAAGTTCTCTCGGGTGGAAGGGCGGGCTGACTTGCACCGAGCTATGCAGCTGAACACGCACGTGTGGACACAGAGAATCCAGGTGTCCAGGAAATACtgacgtgcacacgcacacactcgtacacatacacagacctcaggcagctgggacagccccccccccgaccaggcatgcagggcagccCCACACACAACCTGGGCATCCAGGACGTGTACgcaccctcccatccccatcccaggTGCCCGGGACAGACGCACAGATGGAGACGTACTCATGGGTGTGCATAGACACACCCGCATGCATCCCACCtaggcatctgggacacacacacacacacacacaacccaggtttctgcaacacacacatacacatcccaggcatccaggacaaaTAGACATGTgcgtgcacccccccccccggcgtcTGGGCTGCACACGCTAAGCACTAGAGTATCcaggacacacatgcacactgagaacccaggcatccagaagacatgcacgcacacacacaccttccccaggcatccaggacacacacatgcactacggggtgcacacacacacacatgcaccccccccctcccatacccaccccaggcatccaggacagacacacagatggaGATGCACTTATATgcgtacacacacagacacatgcaggcCCCAGGCACATgggacccacacacacacacacacacctgggacatgcgtgcatgcacgtgtgcacacacatggaaCCCAGACATCCAGGACACATGCGCATAACCCAGGTGTCCGAGACATgtacacacaaagacacacagaAAACTCAGTGTGTGCgcgcacgcccccccccccagcagtccAGGTCATTGCCCCCCCCAACTCTGCTTTCCCAGCCGGGCGGCGCTgtggaccccagccaggcaggaaccCTGCACTGCAGTGCTCAGGGGGAGGGTGTCAAGTCAgtgcccccccccttcctggctataaccccctccccccgcaggggCAGTTTGGCGGGCACTGCATGCTGTACGGGGAGGTGCGCCCCAACGGGTCGAAGCTGATGCTGGCGGCCGACAGCCCGGCCTCGCTGTGCTACTTCGTCTCGGCCGTGGCCGTGGTGGCGGCCCTGGCCGCCTTCTCCGCCCTGCTTCACAGCATCTACAGCTGCTGCGTGGACGATGGGCTGTGGTGAGCAGTGGGCACAGgaggggggggcatgggccccagccccctggaccCGCTCAcgccaccctctcccccagcaggGACAGAACCTGGCTTGGGGTCGCCCTAGTAGCCTCGGCCTTCATCCTCTTCTTCCTCATGGTGGTGGCCTGCATCCTGGAGGCGGGCATCAATGCCCTGTGCCGCTCCATGCTGCAGATGAAGCTAGTGCCCAGGTAGGTTGCATGCGGTGGGGGGAAGCTCtggggtccctccagccctgtcaGTGCGCTGGCTAGGGACGGGGAGCCTGGAACCAGCCCGAGCTCCAGGGCAGGGAACCAGCCCCTTGGCATCAGCGCCCTGACACCCCCCGCATCGGGGCAGAGGGACCGGCGGAAACTGCTCCACCCCTCCGGTTCGACAGCTGGGGAGTAATGGGTCCATCATCATAGCTGCATCCGTGCATCAATAGATCTGTCAGTGGATCAATAGATTGATCCATGGATCTCCATGAATCAATAGATAGACCCATGGATTAATAGGTCCATCATCAGATTAATAAATGAATTGGTGGATTAGCAGACTGATTTGTGGATTCACTGATCCATCCGTGGAATCATACATTGATCCCCAAACTAATAGATCAGTCGGTGGATTAACAGATCCATCAGTGGTTTAATAGACTGGTCAGTGGATTAATGGATGGATCCCTGCACTAATAGATCAATCAATGGATTAGCAGATCCATCAGTGGTTTAATAGACGGATCCGTAGGATTAacacagggtgggcaaaatgtggctcgtGGGCTCCCGCCAGGccttctatccggcccgcggggcccctaaaaaatgtagaaaattagtatttatctgcccccggctgTCTGTCATGCCTCcatggcttcccaaaactcagtaagcggccctccacccaataTAATTGCCTGTGCCTGGATTAACAGACTGATCCATGGATTAATAGATCATATttagttatagtttcatagttgtaggatcagaagggacctgagcagatcatcaagtctgaccaactgccatggcaggaaaggatgttggggtcaaacaacccagctaggtgtctatccagcctccttttaaagaccccccagggtaggagccagcaccactgcccttggaagttggttccagctcctagccgccctgacagcgaGGTAGCGCCTCctcatgtctagcctgaatctcccctctgccagcttgtgaccggtattccttgttactcccggtagtgcttgggggaacagggactcccccattgcctgctggtcccccttggccagtttatagacggccaccaggtcccctctcaccttctcttgtggaggctgaccaggttcaggtcccgtcgcctctcctcgtagggcctgccctgctgcccctgaccatgcgggtggcctcctttggcccctctccatgctggccacagccctcctgaagtgcggtgcccagacctggacgcagtactccagctgtggcctgaccagtgttgcatagagggggaggatcacctccttggacctgctcgtgatgcatctatgaatgcacgacaaggtgtggttggccttcctgaccgcgtccccgcactgtcggctcatgttcatcttggagtctaaaatgactccaagatccttttctgcctttgcactgacgagaagggagctccccggcctgtaggtgtgctgctggttcctcctccccaggtgcagcaccttgcacttgtcagtgttgaacccatcctgttctcatccgcccacccctgtgacctgtcTGGGTCccattgcagcctgtccctcccctctagcgtgcccacctcccccacatcttagtgtcatctgtgaatttgagcagggtgctttttaccccctcgtccaagtcgctgatgaagatgttgaacagtgcgggcccaaggaccgagccctggggaccccactgcccacatcccgccaggtcaaaaatgacctgtccacgaCCACTCTGTGGGTCAGTCGACAGGTTAATAGATTCACCCATGGATTTCTAGATCCACCGTGGATTACTTGATCCAGGCCCCTCGATCCCACCGGCCACCCTGCCCTGGACCTTTTCTAGTTCTCCAGCCCCCTGGTGCCCGCGGCACTCATGGTGTGGGCAGGCACCCGCAGGCGGGCACCGCGGCAGGGCACGCTGTCTGCATCGTTTGTGATCCCCTCCTTTACGACCCCCcactgaagggttttttttgggcTCCACTGCCCTTGGAGCGGATGTTTTGAGGGGAAGCTTGACTGCCCAAAGCCCCCTCTTCAACCCCGTGACATCCTGCTGTCCCCGAGAaggtccagagcagggcagcaaggatgATTAGCGGCACGGAGGGGTTTCCACGTGCGGGCAGGCTAACAGGGGCAGACTACCGGGGACAGGCCAGCGAGGTCGGGCCTCATTTACCTAGAGGAGACGTTCGAGGGGGGGCAGGAGTAGTGGTGACAGCCTCCTCGATGGGGGGCAGATGACGCCTGATGCTCTCACtcgggagaggaacagggggtcGGGGGGACCCTAGTCAGGCCCCATCCTCAACGTCTTCCAGCCACTCGGCGCCACGCTGACGCCACGCTGTctgtctctgccccagctgccgGGACGCCCAGGACCGCGTGTGGGTAGCGGCCGACAGCAGCCGGTTTTATGACAACCTGTACAGCACCAAGGTGAGAGCCGGGGCTCCGGGAGACATTGGGGGGCCTGGGGCCAAGCTCCAGAGGAGGGTGGAGAACTCGGGGGTGACGGGGGCGCTGCAGAGGACGGGGCTCCCGCTCCAGGCCTGAGCCCCCCCCACTTGCCCCAACAGGCTACTGCGTGGGTGAATTTCTTTTTTTGGGGCCTGCTGCTGGCCGTGCTGCTCCTCCAGCGCCGCCAGGACGCCCCCTTCCGCCTCCTGAGCCGCAGGGACCCCGAGTGGAGCGCCGAGACCGAGGCCATCATCGGGGGCCGGGGGCCTCGGCACTGAGAGCGCCCCCCCGGCAgaccctcttctcctcccctctctgccccctccagcctcccATGCCCGCTGCCGCCCAGGCCACTGGCTCCGGGCAAGGGGGGGCCCTAGACCCAGCCCCacggagcagaggggctggagacACCGGGAGCCCCCCGGCTTTGGGCTCTGACAAGCCCGAAGCCGTCCCGACACTGGAGCCAAAGTGCCGCGAGGCCAGGGGCCAAAGCACCCCGGACTGGGGCAGGCGGTCTCCAGCACTAGTTGccccagggtggagggggggggtttGTATCCCGAGCCGTGCCTCTTTTGTACCAAAACCTCCATTAAAAAAGCTGCTTCTCCCCAGAGGAGCCCCCGGCTGCCGTCTCCCCGCCCCGCGTCCGGCCCCGCCGCTCATGAGAGGGGCATTGTTCTCCGGATCAGCCCCGAGGCCGGATTGGGGTCACGAGCTGGGGATAAACCCGGGATGACCCGACCCCCGccggctaggctgggctgggctgggaggggtggggggggtgctgttTCCCTTCCATGGGTCCAAGGCCCTGCAGCGCGGGGGGGGGGCCTCGGCCACCTGCTGAAAATGTGGGGGGGGCATTGGGGGTGTTTGGGGGGCTGCTGGGCAGGGTCTGGGGGGCTCTGCAAGTGGGGGGATCTCCAGGGTGGGGTTTGGACGGGGCTCCCCAagcgcggggggggggagctccagggctggggaggctccCCATAACATGGGGACtccagggctgggtctggggaCTCCCCAGAAGTGTGGGGGGGCATCCAGCGCAGGGCCTGGGGCGGGTGCTCAAGGCGGTGTGGGGGGGTCTCTAAAGGGGGGGTCCCCAAAGAGCTGCGCATGCGGCTCCTATTCCCATCTCCCGCAAACTTTCGCGCATGCGCACGGACCCTCCTTGCCGCCCGCAGGGAGGCACATGCGCACTTCCTCGCGCGCCATCCTCCTCTCCGGGCATGCGTATGGAAGCCCCGCTGCGTATGCCACCGCCCTTCCCTGACGTCAACGGGCGCTCTCGGCCTTCCCATTGGTCGGCCCGGCggagtctcccagcatgcttcgCGACTCGGAGTATTTCTGCCCCGCCTGCGGGCTTTTTCGGCCATTTCCTGCGAGTTGCTGCAGGTGAGTGGACGGGGGGTCCGCTGCCATCCGCCGTCTGCTCCGCCCGGGGTCCCCGCGCCGTGTGGGGCCGTTGCTGCTTCCCGCCTTCCTCCTCGGCCCTGGCGGTATTGCGGCGGAGAGCGGGGCAGggaccggggggagggggtgctgctgccagccacgtggggggggggggcggtttcCACGTGGGTTGGGGGCCAAGGGGCCTGTCCTGAGTTGGGGGCTTCTGTGGGCAGGATTAAGGGGTCCTCA
This sequence is a window from Alligator mississippiensis isolate rAllMis1 chromosome 15, rAllMis1, whole genome shotgun sequence. Protein-coding genes within it:
- the TMEM179B gene encoding transmembrane protein 179B isoform X2 codes for the protein MALSALQLAQLALHGAAFLCGIICASALTVTQGQFGGHCMLYGEVRPNGSKLMLAADSPASLCYFVSAVAVVAALAAFSALLHSIYSCCVDDGLWDRTWLGVALVASAFILFFLMVVACILEAGINALCRSMLQMKLVPSCRDAQDRVWVAADSSRFYDNLYSTKATAWVNFFFWGLLLAVLLLQRRQDAPFRLLSRRDPEWSAETEAIIGGRGPRH
- the TAF6L gene encoding TAF6-like RNA polymerase II p300/CBP-associated factor-associated factor 65 kDa subunit 6L produces the protein MAERDERRFVELPRESVRLMAESAGLGPELPDDVAALLAEDVCYRLREAAQNSSQFMKHTKRRKLTVEDFNRALRWSNVEVICGYGSQDALPFRPVKEGELYFQEDREVNLVELALATNIPKGCAEAAVRVHVSYLDGKGNLEPQGSVPSAVSTLTDDLLNYYQHVTRAVLGDDPQLMKVALQDLQTNSKIAALLPYFVYVVSGVKSVSHDLEQLSRLLHIARSLIQNPYVCLGSYARSLIASVTYCVLEPLAASINPLNDHWTLRDYAAMLLSHIFWTHGDLVSGLYHQILLSLQKVLADPVRPLCSHYGAVVGLHALGWKAVERVLYPHLSTYWANLQAVLDDYSVSNAQVKADGHKVYGAILVAVERLLKMKAQAASAQPPTEGSRPRPDASPCPSPGQDPPTEPGFGIATHLLQLGGPPNAGTTPPPPAVPLCDAYRELYAFFGDSLATRFGTGVGPRPPQPPAPGPRTPEARKEVPAPPGTGDAGRKMPQLTANATVSPRDEEPPRAERPAPPRPAAAPRARGTPRQPGHRPGVRDVFQKSRLAPRGAPRFSFVIAGRQAGRRCPGRLFQTCFPQHHGPGHVSRYAQKLPMIGRTARPLRKWRLSEYSLYLPL
- the TMEM179B gene encoding transmembrane protein 179B isoform X1, translating into MALSALQLAQLALHGAAFLCGIICASALTVTQGQFGGHCMLYGEVRPNGSKLMLAADSPASLCYFVSAVAVVAALAAFSALLHSIYSCCVDDGLCRDRTWLGVALVASAFILFFLMVVACILEAGINALCRSMLQMKLVPSCRDAQDRVWVAADSSRFYDNLYSTKATAWVNFFFWGLLLAVLLLQRRQDAPFRLLSRRDPEWSAETEAIIGGRGPRH